Genomic segment of Arachis hypogaea cultivar Tifrunner chromosome 16, arahy.Tifrunner.gnm2.J5K5, whole genome shotgun sequence:
TACTCTGTCTCGAATCTATGAGTATTGTCCTTGACATTTGCCTCTCCTTTCTAAAGttttgtatccttctgagtagactcgagaattattttgatatcacgtgcgacttgtagacgtagtaacgcgatacgttagttctttaagacgtgatgtgTATAcgaaagttgaagcggtaggtgtgcaacgtatgagttgtgggtgttttgttccttgcgaacgggtttgcggttgttaggcttatgattggctatgaggttgtaaagtgcttgatggagttggaaagttgaagcttGGAGGTTGAGATGAGATTGATGTACGGATGTTAAGCACGTCATTTTAACCccatcctgttttatagcctttgatgctttgccctactatcacatgattgacccatgttatcttttgcattaagcctaccttgtaacgtttgctttgcaatcacacccCTGCCTTTGTACCCTTATgcatatgacaatcaaagtatttgaaaatcgtatatatgtttatatgatgagatatttttgcttcttccttaaatgtgttcaagggtgaactgttatggaatttctttcattttgtatcaattttcgagggcgaaaatttttataaggtgggtagaatgtaagacccagaatctttgaaaagtcttattatgatcaagtctcaaatcatatagttatttatagccttaattccggaaatcattttattaaagataattaaggcaagttgtgatttattgaatttgagacaagttatgatttattatccaattttacaactattggattattttctatattcaaattataaagttggtagttgcgaaataataaggatttctatatgatttggattaaataagtaatattttaaatattaatactgctattttggaaaatgaagaaattgagtatattatttctaattatttggttgggacattttattgaaaataatttatgaaattgatgagcaaatagtatttttatacattattattaatggattagaatttatttctaattactataatatccctatttttatttgaaattaccaaaatgcccctaaccctaattttgaaagagaaaccctaaccctaaaaaccctacccgGTTCCCCTGACCCGGTACACCTAGAGTACCTAatgcagcagcagcagctgcaagctgcttgaaagaaagaaagaaacaggaGTAGGGAACGAAttgagagggaaggaagaaggaaggTTCGCCGGCGTGGAGAGGGAAGGGAGCTCACAGTGCCGCCGTCGCCCTCACCGCGTCGCGCCGCCGCGGCAGTCCATGCGTCCTTGTCACCGTCGCGAGCCTCCTTGCCGTCGCCACCATGAAGCCGCCGATCTAGTCCGAGTAAGAGAGAGATCCGAGAGGGGAGGAGGCCAACGCAGCCGCCGAGCCCGTCACTGTGCCGATTCGTCGCGCGAGGAGCTCGTGCCGTCGCCGATCATCCTTGCGCAGCATCAGAGGCAGAACCGCGACCTGAAGAGAGCACGAGCCATAACCACCGATGGAGAAGGAGGAGCGAGCGCGGAGAAGGTGAAGTCGCCGCTGTCGCCGGCACCTCCATCCCGCGTCACCGCCGAACGCGCCGTGACCTCTGCCGTCGCCAGTCTGGTTTACTCTGCCGTCGTGCCGTTGAGGAGAAGGCCGTCCAGTCACACCGAACAGGAGAGACAGAGAGATCTGAGGCTGAGCTGGGGGTTCAACCACCATGCCCAGCCGTGCTTGCGTCGCCGGCACCGCCTCGGTTGGAATTGGCGCCGTCAGAAAAGGGTCCAGGCCGCCGCTAATGGAGCTAGCCGGAACTGTTCCAAGGTTTTGCCGCTTATTTAGATCCTGCTCTGTTTTGGTTAGTGGCGTTATCATTGTTCTGGCCGCCGGAAAACCTtactgccgtcgccggaaaagtaTGCCGGTAAGGGTTTCAAACTTGGTTTTCATTTCTTGTGAGATTATGGGAGTCTTATTGTCGCGGCATGTTGGTTTCAGTCACCGTCGCCGGAGTTGGGTCGCCGCAGCCGCTGAAGGCGGCTACCGGGGCTACCGCCCAACCGGTTCAGAGTCCGTTGCTGTTCGGTTCAGCCGTTCTTTCTTAGTTTCAGTAAGTATTCCGGTTTCGAGAGCTCTGCGTTAGTGTTCTGTTCTGTGTAATAAAGTAATCGTAatgttaatggttttaggagCTAGAATCCGGTTTGCTTGTGCCGTTTGGGGCTGTTTCTGCTTTTGAGAGAGCGGGCAGAGCCGAGATTTTGATTTGCCGGTGATTTCGGGTCGAGATAAAAGGAGTTGGTTAACGAGTTGGGTTGTGGTTCCAATGttgtgaggtaggggcgctttccgaaaactatagtttattattggaattattacatatgggtactgatgtgagatattgtgtatttggtgattgtatctgccttatgtattatttgattgactcgaatgactatggatgttggtttggctgaattgttatgtggcttgtgaaatgtaatgtttgaagttaattctttaaagatttgaaatgagtttaatccgttgaagaTTGGTTTGAAtcgagtcaattattttgatgatgtgaaagatagaatactcttgaaattcagcctgagttgctttaattgatttggttttgataaatgatttgttactgaaccgattctttaaagatttggaaatgagttaaatcggttgatattgagttgatttttaaatggttttcttgagatatgccactgaggcaactgttggatttagcttgctgttgaattgatttctggtttgagctgttgaaaaggaatgagaaaaacggtttagttgggacccgaaccgggtggcaaaagtccaagttttaggggaggtgctgccgaaatttctataaaatctaaatcttgtttgaaaggttatttaaaagatttggatttgagaaattgtattatttgatttattaagaggataATTATGCTTTCCagcttaatttatttgatgaactttatacgttgagttcggtttatttagaactgaactatgtttgccgtttgaatcactgaaggaaagaatgatgctataatattgatttcaatataaaaaggagtttttagtgattttaaaggaacctagatttttgattgagtaatcaagtttgaggcattttagaagagttggaaaaatgggttccaaaaagaaatctgaaagcggTTTGATTCAATTGAACTGGtcccgtttcaaatgagttgatttttggaccgggttggaacttgtgattttgtatggttcagtttcataataaattcagttttatttacttgaaccgagaatctatgattttaagagtttcaatgacttttaaagaattgatgtaagatgaccttccctaaagacttgggactctggcaagaaacttttgttataaaatcccattattggatgggtgattttgaatgttcccaaaaagaatctttaactttccatggttttggaagttttggaaaaagaatgccgagagtggctttattttaaaaagggaactcactttgagtaaatttggcttatgagcctaagatgatttgagaaatgagatctttaaagccaaggctgaaaagagttgaaactcgatttcaaagtgaaatgaattgaggaaatgatttatggcttaaatgccgactttatgaatttaatgatgttgaatggtggaagtgctgttttgttgtgagccggaatggctgtgtatgtttatacatattgattggttctggattgaaccgtgagccggaatggctgtgtatgatatgaatattggctggttctagaatgaaccgtgagccggatggctgagatgg
This window contains:
- the LOC140180375 gene encoding uncharacterized protein produces the protein MRPCHRREPPCRRHHEAADLVRVRERSERGGGQRSRRARHCADSSREELVPSPIILAQHQRQNRDLKRARAITTDGEGGASAEKVKSPLSPAPPSRVTAERAVTSAVASLVYSAVVPLRRRPSSHTEQERQRDLRLSWGFNHHAQPCLRRRHRLGWNWRRQKRVQAAANGASRNCSKVLPLI